One Betta splendens chromosome 16, fBetSpl5.4, whole genome shotgun sequence genomic window carries:
- the kiaa1143 gene encoding uncharacterized protein KIAA1143 homolog encodes MSKNKPSGVSWVKPSEPSFLKKFKNDVGYKEGPTVDTKRQTMPSLDDDDSGSDREDELPQVVVLKSGDLTAEEVKKIKGEADGDAEKDDEPPPDGKILFKKPAKRSSSDKFQGITASSSKKKKSNKAAAAEEEEEGRTEVKSGRKVKNNSLLSFGGEEDEDEA; translated from the exons CTGAACCCTCGTTTCTGAAGAAGTTTAAAAACGACGTTGGATACAAAGAAGGACCGACTGTTGATACAAAG CGCCAGACGATGCCATCTCTGGATGATGACGATAGTGGGAGTGATCGGGAGGACGAGTTACCTCAGGTTGTGGTCCTAAAAAGTGGAGACCTAACAGCAGAGGAAGTGAAGAAAATCAAGGGTGAAGCAGACGGCGATGCAGAGAAAG ATGATGAACCTCCTCCTGATGGTAAAATCCTTTTCAAGAAACCGGCCAAGCGCTCCTCCTCTGATAAATTTCAGGGGATCACTGCCAGCTCcagcaaaaagaagaagagtaacaaagcggcggcggcggaggaggaggaggaggggaggacagAGGTAAAGTCTGGAAGGAAAGTAAAAAATAACAGCCTTCTCTCATTCGGTGGGGAAGAGGACGAAGATGAAGCCTAG